In the genome of Gloeotrichia echinulata CP02, one region contains:
- a CDS encoding antitoxin family protein, with the protein MTITIEAVYEQGILRLLQPIPLAEGTRVEVTVISTEAKSQKKTPAEILAKIAAMPIEATI; encoded by the coding sequence ATGACTATAACTATAGAGGCTGTTTATGAACAAGGAATACTCAGGTTATTACAGCCAATTCCATTAGCCGAAGGAACTCGTGTTGAAGTCACGGTGATTTCAACTGAAGCAAAATCACAGAAAAAAACTCCTGCAGAGATTCTAGCGAAAATTGCTGCCATGCCCATAGAAGCTACTATCTAA
- a CDS encoding DUF433 domain-containing protein produces the protein MNYRNYITIEANKRGGKPCVRGLRITVYEVLEYLASEMTEAEILDDFPDLTREDLKACIAYAADRERRLMISTLSA, from the coding sequence ATGAATTATAGAAACTATATCACAATCGAAGCGAATAAACGCGGTGGTAAGCCTTGTGTACGTGGCTTGCGAATTACAGTTTATGAAGTGCTTGAATACCTAGCCTCCGAGATGACCGAAGCGGAAATTCTTGATGATTTTCCCGATCTGACGCGAGAAGATTTAAAAGCTTGTATTGCTTATGCTGCTGACCGTGAACGTCGGCTGATGATTTCGACCTTATCAGCATGA
- a CDS encoding adenine-specific methyltransferase EcoRI family protein, which produces MARKVQHSLLKKAKQNKNDEFYTQLSDIENELKHYKSHFQNKVVFCNCDDARISNFFNYFASNFAELGIKKLITACYRKQEKDLFNTEEVENGFFFEYTGVEGERIKPSSTDIVHFKGDGDFRSAESIELLKQSDIVVTNPPFSLFREYVAQLIKYDKKFLIIGNINAITYKEIFKLIKENKAWLGINLGRGISGFIVPEYYELYGTETRIDSSGNRIVSPNNCLWLTNLDTFKRHEYITLTKRYFGNEIEYPHYDNYDGINVNKTQDIPLDYKGFMGVPITFLHKFNPDQFEIIKFRKGNDEKDLSINGKCPYFRILIKNKRILTELSNNKGIPQVRAPIL; this is translated from the coding sequence ATGGCAAGAAAAGTACAGCACTCTTTGTTGAAAAAAGCAAAACAAAACAAAAATGACGAGTTTTATACACAGCTTTCAGATATAGAAAATGAGTTAAAACATTATAAAAGTCATTTTCAAAATAAAGTAGTTTTTTGTAATTGCGATGATGCTCGGATTAGCAATTTTTTTAATTACTTCGCATCAAATTTCGCAGAATTGGGTATTAAAAAACTAATAACTGCTTGTTATAGAAAACAAGAAAAGGATTTGTTTAATACCGAAGAAGTTGAAAATGGTTTTTTCTTTGAATATACAGGTGTAGAGGGAGAAAGAATTAAACCAAGTTCAACTGACATCGTTCATTTTAAAGGTGATGGCGATTTTCGTAGTGCTGAAAGTATCGAACTATTAAAGCAATCCGATATTGTTGTTACTAATCCTCCATTTTCATTATTTAGGGAGTATGTGGCTCAATTAATTAAATACGATAAAAAATTCTTAATAATTGGCAATATTAATGCCATCACCTATAAAGAAATATTTAAGTTAATTAAGGAAAACAAGGCGTGGTTAGGAATAAACCTTGGCAGAGGTATTTCAGGTTTTATTGTCCCCGAATACTATGAACTCTATGGCACAGAGACTAGGATTGATAGCTCTGGAAATAGAATAGTTTCTCCAAACAATTGTCTATGGTTAACTAATTTAGACACTTTTAAACGACACGAATATATTACTCTCACAAAGAGATATTTTGGAAACGAAATTGAATACCCCCATTATGACAACTATGATGGTATTAATGTTAATAAAACACAAGACATACCATTAGACTACAAAGGATTTATGGGTGTACCTATAACATTTCTACATAAATTCAATCCCGATCAGTTTGAAATAATTAAATTCAGAAAAGGGAATGATGAAAAAGATTTGTCAATAAATGGAAAATGTCCATATTTTAGGATTTTAATCAAAAATAAACGAATATTGACTGAATTATCTAACAATAAAGGAATACCACAAGTGCGAGCGCCGATCTTGTAG
- a CDS encoding cold shock and DUF1294 domain-containing protein, with protein sequence MKPVSSKGQLISWKDDRGFGFIQPSDGGQQVFIHITGFKDVNFRPQVGDFIYYQVTNDKNGKVRAYNALIEGVISKHTPDFSSATISKSLRAKSVVISPSLVLKTFLLSLLPGYGSIHLALRSGNLIPLILYPVMSLLTFALYADDKSRAKQGKWRVPENNLHLCELMGGWLGGFVAQQQLRHKSSKTSYQVVFWVIAILHIWFWFDWLFLDRYFINMLMNPIINYVKW encoded by the coding sequence ATGAAACCTGTTTCAAGTAAAGGTCAATTAATCTCATGGAAAGATGATCGGGGGTTTGGTTTCATACAACCCAGCGATGGTGGTCAACAAGTTTTTATTCACATAACTGGATTTAAAGACGTTAACTTTCGTCCCCAAGTTGGTGATTTCATTTATTATCAAGTCACAAATGATAAAAACGGCAAGGTACGTGCCTATAATGCTTTGATTGAAGGCGTTATCTCAAAACATACACCTGATTTTTCATCTGCTACTATATCCAAAAGCTTGAGAGCGAAATCTGTAGTCATATCTCCATCATTAGTATTAAAAACTTTTCTACTATCTCTATTACCTGGGTATGGTTCCATCCATCTTGCACTAAGAAGTGGTAATCTAATTCCTCTTATCCTTTATCCGGTCATGAGTTTACTGACTTTTGCACTCTACGCTGATGATAAATCTCGTGCCAAACAAGGAAAATGGAGAGTACCAGAGAATAATTTGCATTTATGCGAATTAATGGGTGGTTGGTTAGGTGGGTTTGTTGCCCAACAACAACTACGTCACAAAAGCAGCAAAACTTCTTATCAAGTTGTGTTTTGGGTCATAGCAATTCTTCATATTTGGTTTTGGTTTGATTGGCTATTTTTGGATAGATACTTCATAAATATGTTGATGAATCCGATAATCAATTATGTAAAATGGTAA
- a CDS encoding DUF433 domain-containing protein gives MPQPCVRGLRITVYEVLEYLASEMTEAEILDDFPDLTREDLKACIAYAADRERRLMISLLSA, from the coding sequence ATTCCACAGCCTTGTGTACGTGGCTTGCGAATTACAGTTTATGAGGTGCTTGAATACCTAGCTTCCGAGATGACCGAAGCAGAAATTCTGGATGATTTTCCCGATCTGACGCGAGAAGATTTAAAAGCTTGTATTGCTTATGCGGCTGACCGTGAACGTCGGCTGATGATTTCTCTATTATCAGCATGA
- a CDS encoding DUF5615 family PIN-like protein produces the protein MKLLFDENLSPKLSTRLSDLFPDSLHVRDIGMKATIDPIVWNYAKDNDL, from the coding sequence ATGAAATTACTGTTTGATGAAAACTTATCCCCTAAATTATCCACCCGCTTGAGCGATCTTTTTCCAGACTCACTTCATGTTCGAGATATAGGCATGAAAGCAACAATAGACCCGATAGTTTGGAATTATGCAAAAGATAATGATTTGTAG
- a CDS encoding papain fold toxin domain-containing protein gives MYDNEDFILSDRLEKQGCFETITENGVHYGVEVFGKIFDNLSRQGLYPDDWIQDFTSLSNEFKIEVIEEF, from the coding sequence ATATACGACAATGAAGACTTTATTTTGAGTGATCGCTTAGAAAAACAAGGTTGCTTTGAAACTATTACGGAAAATGGCGTTCATTACGGTGTTGAAGTTTTTGGCAAAATTTTCGACAACCTTTCCCGACAAGGACTATACCCAGATGACTGGATTCAAGATTTTACCTCTCTATCTAATGAGTTTAAAATAGAAGTAATAGAAGAATTTTGA
- a CDS encoding type II toxin-antitoxin system HicB family antitoxin has protein sequence MSQYSMIVQWSDEDQLFLVTIPEFADRVIMPCTHGKTREEAIRNGEEVIEMYVEAWQAEGESIPEPSTLQIV, from the coding sequence ATGAGTCAATATAGCATGATTGTTCAATGGTCTGATGAAGATCAGCTTTTTTTAGTCACAATTCCAGAGTTTGCAGACCGCGTGATTATGCCTTGTACTCACGGTAAAACTCGTGAGGAAGCAATTCGCAATGGCGAAGAAGTGATTGAAATGTACGTAGAAGCTTGGCAAGCAGAAGGTGAATCTATCCCAGAACCAAGTACACTTCAAATTGTCTGA
- a CDS encoding site-specific integrase, which produces MSGQNQNQGNCDGSPSTHEYANADSTDLFADMFADFEPHNTTDGSYRGTMAKIKATELQYQEVFEQKLVEANTNLKRDRIRVSIKQTGNSLQLRATLPLKPGDSSLGKEKKQYDLSLGIPANLEGLKTAIEESYELGKLIARHTFQWNEKYLGIKSREKQEIKTIGELLDTFEEKYYKTRQNTITSQNTFANYISVIKRNFPLSTLATKNNFEEIINSFQGNKKNELIAVTSVFIKTFQLGFTLDVTRDNVTPAHRQIPEDDKIVSAFELFEKFALNRKNTNISDEIDTWEMWRWVYGMLATYGLRPRELFVQPDINWWMSSQNIDHTWKVNKNTKTGYREVIPFVPEWIELFDLQNPKPLNILEQKVAKIASVQNINWMRRDISRWFRKVGIEFQPYDLRHACAIRAHLQGIPIKAAADNLGHTVDEHTKTYQRWFGIENRKKAFGEVISQKALIELQKNEILALRMKNERLKLEVEKFKFSDNV; this is translated from the coding sequence ATGAGCGGGCAAAATCAAAACCAGGGTAATTGCGATGGCTCCCCATCTACACATGAGTATGCAAACGCAGACTCAACGGACTTGTTCGCCGATATGTTTGCAGACTTTGAGCCGCACAACACCACAGACGGTAGCTACAGAGGAACAATGGCGAAAATTAAAGCAACAGAATTACAGTATCAAGAAGTTTTTGAGCAGAAGTTAGTCGAAGCTAATACTAATTTAAAAAGGGATAGAATTAGAGTTAGCATTAAACAAACTGGCAATTCTCTCCAGTTACGAGCTACCCTACCGTTAAAACCAGGCGATAGCAGCTTAGGTAAGGAAAAAAAGCAGTATGACTTGTCTTTAGGGATACCAGCAAATTTAGAGGGATTAAAAACTGCAATTGAAGAAAGTTACGAGTTGGGTAAATTAATCGCTCGTCATACTTTCCAGTGGAATGAAAAGTATTTAGGAATTAAATCTAGAGAGAAGCAAGAGATAAAAACAATTGGGGAATTATTAGATACATTTGAGGAAAAATATTATAAAACCCGTCAGAATACTATAACCAGTCAAAATACTTTTGCTAACTACATATCCGTTATTAAAAGAAACTTTCCTTTAAGCACTTTGGCTACAAAAAATAACTTTGAGGAAATTATTAATTCATTTCAGGGAAACAAAAAAAATGAACTGATTGCCGTAACTTCTGTTTTTATTAAAACCTTTCAGTTAGGATTTACACTCGATGTCACAAGGGATAATGTCACCCCAGCCCATCGACAAATCCCCGAAGATGATAAAATAGTATCTGCTTTTGAACTATTTGAAAAATTCGCCCTCAACCGCAAAAATACAAACATCAGTGATGAAATCGACACATGGGAAATGTGGCGTTGGGTATATGGAATGTTGGCGACTTATGGGTTAAGACCAAGGGAACTATTTGTGCAACCAGATATTAATTGGTGGATGTCTTCCCAAAATATAGACCATACTTGGAAAGTGAATAAAAATACAAAAACTGGATATCGAGAAGTTATTCCTTTTGTACCTGAATGGATAGAATTATTTGACTTACAAAATCCCAAGCCATTAAATATTTTAGAACAAAAGGTAGCAAAAATTGCATCTGTGCAAAATATTAATTGGATGCGGAGAGATATATCCAGATGGTTTAGAAAAGTGGGAATTGAGTTTCAACCCTACGATTTGCGTCATGCTTGCGCGATTCGAGCGCATCTGCAGGGAATACCGATTAAAGCCGCAGCAGACAATTTAGGTCATACTGTTGATGAACATACAAAAACCTATCAAAGATGGTTTGGGATTGAAAATCGGAAGAAAGCCTTTGGTGAGGTAATTAGTCAGAAGGCTTTAATTGAGTTGCAGAAGAATGAAATATTGGCGTTACGGATGAAGAATGAAAGGTTGAAGTTGGAGGTGGAAAAGTTTAAATTTTCGGATAATGTCTAA
- a CDS encoding hydrogenase — protein MSFLNAEEPTVCDLIADFGINLLWHPSLGIELGNNLQTLLWDCITGRIPLDILVFEGSVVNAPNGTGEWNRFADRPMKKWLADLSKAANYIVAVGDCATWGGIPAMSPNPSESEGLQFLKREAGGFFGKNFVAKSGLPVINIPGCPAHPDWITQILVAIATGRIADIVLDELQRPQTFFNTYTQTGCTRNVHFAYKATTAQFGQRKGCLFYDLGCRGPMTHSSCNRILWNRVSSKTRAGMPCLGCTEPEFPFYDLKPGTVFKTQTVMGVPKDIPPGIKKKDYALLTMVAKDTAPSWAEEDFFTV, from the coding sequence ATGTCATTTCTCAATGCTGAAGAACCAACAGTTTGCGACCTAATCGCCGATTTTGGCATTAACTTACTTTGGCATCCATCTTTGGGAATAGAATTAGGCAATAACTTGCAAACACTGCTGTGGGATTGCATTACCGGACGTATTCCCCTGGATATCCTCGTATTTGAAGGTTCAGTTGTCAATGCTCCCAACGGCACAGGCGAATGGAATCGTTTTGCCGATCGCCCCATGAAAAAATGGTTAGCAGACCTCTCGAAAGCTGCTAACTATATCGTCGCTGTAGGAGACTGCGCCACTTGGGGCGGAATCCCCGCAATGTCACCCAACCCCAGCGAATCCGAAGGCTTACAATTTCTCAAGCGAGAAGCAGGCGGCTTTTTCGGCAAAAATTTCGTAGCCAAATCAGGACTACCAGTCATCAACATTCCCGGATGTCCAGCCCATCCAGACTGGATTACTCAGATATTAGTGGCGATCGCCACCGGACGCATCGCGGACATTGTTCTCGACGAACTACAACGTCCCCAAACCTTCTTTAACACCTACACCCAAACCGGTTGTACCCGCAACGTCCATTTCGCCTACAAAGCCACAACCGCCCAATTTGGTCAACGCAAAGGCTGTCTATTCTATGACTTGGGTTGTCGTGGCCCCATGACCCATTCTTCCTGTAACCGCATTTTGTGGAATCGCGTTTCCTCCAAAACCCGCGCCGGAATGCCTTGTTTAGGTTGTACTGAACCAGAATTTCCCTTCTACGACCTCAAACCAGGAACTGTATTTAAAACTCAAACTGTCATGGGCGTTCCTAAAGATATACCACCAGGTATTAAAAAGAAAGACTACGCCCTACTCACAATGGTCGCCAAAGACACAGCACCATCTTGGGCTGAAGAAGACTTTTTCACAGTTTAG
- a CDS encoding Uma2 family endonuclease, with product MIQSYIKRLTLEEFLALSEGDVTYEFVNGEAVPKYKNDEMSPKFFHSRVQKTLVILLDQCFHNQGRLEVEWAVKLQLENEDWIPVPDLTYVSYNRLAADWLEDEACPIAPELVIEIISPGQTFGEMTQKATDYLKAGVSRVWVVDTKAKTITVFAPSSLPITYRGNQVITDELLPELEITPNAIFQRAGLNP from the coding sequence ATGATTCAGTCTTATATTAAACGCCTAACCTTGGAGGAATTTCTCGCCCTTTCCGAAGGTGATGTTACATACGAATTTGTTAACGGTGAAGCTGTTCCCAAATATAAAAATGATGAAATGTCTCCTAAATTTTTTCATTCTAGGGTTCAAAAAACTTTAGTGATTCTTCTAGACCAATGCTTTCATAATCAAGGTCGTTTAGAAGTTGAATGGGCTGTTAAATTACAACTGGAAAATGAAGATTGGATACCCGTACCTGATTTAACATATGTTTCTTATAACCGTCTTGCTGCTGATTGGTTAGAAGATGAGGCTTGTCCCATTGCACCGGAATTAGTTATTGAAATTATCTCACCTGGGCAAACTTTCGGGGAAATGACCCAAAAAGCCACAGATTATCTAAAAGCTGGTGTTTCTCGTGTTTGGGTAGTTGATACAAAAGCTAAAACTATAACTGTATTTGCGCCATCTTCTTTGCCTATTACTTATCGAGGTAATCAAGTAATTACTGATGAATTGCTACCCGAATTAGAAATAACCCCTAACGCCATTTTTCAACGTGCTGGATTAAATCCCTAA
- a CDS encoding ATP-binding protein — protein MSRWFNIAGPCQADKHYTLSATSRLPDLSVLIEQESYFVIHAPRQTGKTTAMLALAQQLTATGRYAAVVVSAEVGSAFNHDPGAAELAILGAWRNTIEDNLPPELQPPTWVYNAPGQRIGENLRAWSRAIERPLVLFIDEIDSLQDETLISVLRQLRDGYRSRPENFPSTVGLIGLRDVRDYKVASGGSDRLNTSSPFNIKVSSITLRNFNAEEVVELYQQHTQETGQIFTKEAAATAFDLTQGQPWLVNALAKEVVEKMVKDRSIAITKEHILQAKEILIARQDTHLDSLAERLREPRIKAIIEPMLAGLELGDIPNDDIQFVIDLGLCKMHPQGGLTIANPIYREVLPRVLTVTPMASLPMIAPTWLTPEGELNIDALLQAFLKFWRQHGEPLLGSTGYHEIAPHIVLMAFLHRVINGGGTLEREYAIGSDRMDLCLRYKDVTLGIELKVWREKKRDPVTEGIEQLESYLGRLGLDFGWLFVFDRHKNALPMEERLSTQVVVTENQRAITVIRA, from the coding sequence ATGTCTCGCTGGTTCAATATTGCAGGTCCTTGTCAAGCTGACAAACACTATACACTCTCAGCAACAAGTCGTCTCCCCGACTTGTCGGTGCTGATTGAACAAGAAAGTTATTTTGTGATTCATGCACCCCGACAAACAGGGAAAACAACCGCAATGTTAGCCCTAGCGCAGCAACTTACCGCAACTGGACGTTATGCAGCAGTAGTGGTATCGGCGGAGGTGGGAAGCGCATTTAATCATGACCCAGGTGCAGCAGAATTAGCGATTTTGGGAGCTTGGCGGAATACAATTGAGGATAATCTACCCCCAGAACTACAACCCCCAACTTGGGTTTATAATGCTCCTGGGCAGAGAATTGGCGAAAATTTAAGAGCTTGGTCACGAGCGATCGAGCGTCCGTTGGTATTATTTATCGATGAAATTGACTCTTTACAAGACGAAACCTTGATTTCGGTTTTGCGACAGTTGCGAGATGGTTATCGCAGTCGTCCAGAAAATTTTCCCTCAACTGTTGGATTAATTGGTTTACGCGATGTGCGAGATTATAAGGTGGCATCGGGTGGTAGTGACAGATTAAACACATCGAGTCCTTTTAATATTAAAGTCAGTTCGATTACCCTGAGAAATTTTAATGCTGAGGAAGTTGTAGAACTATACCAACAACATACCCAGGAAACTGGACAAATTTTTACAAAAGAAGCAGCAGCAACAGCCTTTGATTTAACTCAGGGACAACCTTGGTTAGTCAATGCATTAGCGAAGGAAGTTGTGGAAAAAATGGTTAAGGATAGAAGTATTGCTATTACAAAAGAACATATTTTACAAGCCAAGGAAATATTAATTGCCCGTCAAGATACTCATCTCGATTCTTTAGCCGAACGCTTACGGGAACCAAGGATAAAAGCGATTATCGAACCGATGTTAGCAGGTTTGGAATTGGGGGATATACCCAACGATGATATTCAATTTGTGATTGATTTGGGTTTATGTAAAATGCATCCCCAGGGTGGATTAACTATTGCTAATCCAATTTATCGGGAAGTTTTACCCAGGGTATTAACTGTCACACCGATGGCTTCCCTGCCAATGATTGCACCGACTTGGTTAACCCCAGAAGGTGAGTTAAATATAGATGCATTGCTACAAGCTTTTCTCAAGTTTTGGCGACAGCACGGGGAACCATTATTAGGTAGTACGGGCTACCATGAAATCGCCCCCCACATAGTATTAATGGCTTTCTTGCATCGTGTGATTAACGGTGGTGGCACCCTGGAGCGGGAATATGCCATTGGTAGTGACAGAATGGATTTATGTTTGCGTTACAAAGATGTAACGTTAGGGATCGAGTTAAAGGTATGGCGGGAGAAAAAGCGTGACCCCGTAACTGAGGGGATTGAGCAATTAGAATCCTATTTAGGGCGTTTGGGGTTGGATTTTGGTTGGTTATTTGTGTTTGATAGGCACAAAAATGCCCTACCAATGGAAGAACGTTTGTCAACTCAGGTTGTGGTGACGGAAAATCAACGTGCGATTACTGTGATTCGGGCGTGA
- a CDS encoding ATP-binding protein: MSHWFNIAGPCQADKHYTLSATSRLPDLSVLIEQESYFVIHAPRQTGKTTAMLALAQQLTATGRYAAVVVSAEVGSAFNHDPGAAELAILGAWRNTIEDNLPPELQPPTWVYNAPGQRIGENLRAWSRAIERPLVLFIDEIDSLQDETLISVLRQLRDGYRSRPENFPSTVGLIGLRDVRDYKVASGGSDRLNTSSPFNIKVSSITLRNFNAEEVVELYQQHTQETGQIFTKEAAATAFDLTQGQPWLVNALAKEVVEKMVKDRSIAITKEHILQAKEILIARQDTHLDSLAEKLREKRVKDIIEPILSGQALPDTPADDRQYLLDLGLLRRDPAGGLVISNPIYREVIPRVLVQGTQDSLPHISPSWLTPEGELNLDALLQAFLKFWRQHGEPLLGSAVYHEIAPHIVLMAFLHRVVNGGGTLEREYAIGSDRMDLCLRYKDVTLGIELKVWREKKRDPVTEGIEQLESYLGRLGLDFGWLFVFDRRKNALPMEERLSTQVVVTQNQRAITVIRA; the protein is encoded by the coding sequence ATGTCTCACTGGTTCAATATTGCAGGTCCTTGTCAAGCTGACAAACACTATACACTCTCAGCAACAAGTCGTCTCCCCGACTTGTCGGTGCTGATTGAACAAGAAAGTTATTTTGTCATTCATGCACCCCGACAAACAGGGAAAACGACCGCAATGTTAGCCCTAGCGCAGCAACTTACCGCCACTGGACGTTATGCAGCAGTAGTGGTATCGGCGGAGGTGGGAAGCGCATTTAATCATGACCCAGGTGCAGCAGAATTAGCGATTTTGGGAGCTTGGCGGAATACAATTGAGGATAATCTACCCCCAGAACTACAACCCCCAACTTGGGTTTATAATGCTCCTGGGCAGAGAATTGGCGAAAATTTAAGAGCTTGGTCACGAGCGATCGAGCGTCCGTTGGTATTATTTATCGATGAAATTGACTCTTTACAAGACGAAACCTTGATTTCGGTTTTGCGACAGTTGCGAGATGGTTATCGCAGTCGTCCAGAAAATTTTCCCTCAACTGTTGGATTAATTGGTTTACGCGATGTGCGAGATTATAAGGTGGCATCGGGTGGTAGTGACAGATTAAACACATCGAGTCCTTTTAATATTAAAGTCAGTTCGATTACCCTGAGAAATTTTAACGCTGAGGAAGTTGTAGAACTATACCAACAACATACCCAGGAAACTGGACAAATTTTTACAAAAGAAGCCGCAGCAACAGCCTTTGATTTGACCCAGGGACAACCTTGGTTAGTCAATGCATTAGCGAAGGAAGTTGTGGAAAAAATGGTTAAAGATAGAAGTATTGCTATTACAAAAGAACATATTTTACAAGCCAAGGAAATATTAATTGCCCGTCAAGATACTCATCTCGATTCTTTAGCTGAAAAACTCAGAGAGAAACGAGTTAAAGATATCATTGAGCCGATTTTATCAGGACAAGCATTACCCGATACCCCAGCCGATGATCGTCAATATTTACTAGATTTAGGGTTATTGCGGCGCGATCCTGCGGGAGGACTAGTTATTTCTAACCCGATTTACCGCGAAGTTATTCCCCGCGTTTTAGTGCAAGGAACCCAGGATAGTTTACCCCATATTAGTCCTAGTTGGTTAACCCCAGAAGGAGAGTTAAATCTAGATGCATTGCTACAAGCTTTTCTCAAGTTTTGGCGACAGCACGGGGAACCATTACTTGGTAGCGCTGTTTACCATGAAATCGCCCCCCACATCGTATTAATGGCTTTCTTGCATCGTGTTGTTAACGGTGGTGGAACCCTGGAGCGGGAATATGCAATTGGTAGTGACAGAATGGATTTATGTTTGCGTTACAAAGATGTAACGTTAGGGATCGAGTTAAAGGTATGGCGGGAGAAAAAGCGTGACCCCGTAACTGAGGGGATTGAGCAATTAGAATCCTATTTAGGGCGTTTGGGGTTGGATTTTGGTTGGTTATTTGTGTTTGACAGGAGGAAAAATGCTCTACCAATGGAAGAACGTTTGTCAACTCAGGTTGTGGTGACCCAAAATCAACGTGCGATTACTGTGATTCGAGCGTGA
- a CDS encoding type II toxin-antitoxin system HicA family toxin — MPRKIREFKAQITREGFVYLPKRGKGSHERWRHPILQKTLTISGKNGDDVPLYLEKQLEKLLAELEELREDENL; from the coding sequence ATGCCCAGAAAAATTCGGGAGTTCAAAGCTCAGATTACACGTGAAGGATTTGTTTATCTACCCAAGCGCGGTAAAGGTAGCCATGAGCGATGGCGACACCCTATCCTCCAAAAAACACTGACAATTTCAGGTAAAAATGGAGATGATGTACCACTTTACCTAGAAAAACAGTTAGAAAAGTTATTAGCTGAACTGGAAGAGTTAAGGGAGGATGAAAACTTATGA
- a CDS encoding DUF433 domain-containing protein, translated as MALTSRIIHSDPDILGGTPVFVGTRVPIKTLLDYLEAGDSLEVFLDHFPSVTHKQAIAALELAKEMLTAYANPAF; from the coding sequence ATGGCATTAACATCACGTATTATTCATAGCGACCCTGATATTCTAGGGGGAACACCTGTTTTTGTGGGAACTCGTGTACCAATAAAAACCCTGCTTGATTACCTTGAAGCTGGTGATTCATTAGAGGTATTTCTAGACCACTTCCCTAGTGTCACACATAAACAAGCGATCGCGGCTCTTGAATTAGCAAAGGAAATGCTAACAGCCTATGCGAATCCTGCTTTTTGA
- a CDS encoding EcoRI family type II restriction endonuclease has protein sequence MSKKNQSKRLTNQHKESQGVVSIFGNEAKSHDIAVREISSRVIKKLEKEFPQLSFRYKTSISKKEINEALQKLDSELGQTLFVPNSSIKPDGGIIEVKDDNGNWRVVLVTEAKHQGQDIENIQKGNRVGKYNDQDLMAAGNAIERSHKNISEIANFMLSESHFPYILFLEGSNFLTETISIKRPDGGVVTLDYNSGTLNRLDRLTSANYGMPINTNLCKNKFVKHHDKTIMLQAASIYTQGNGEKWDEQKMFDIMIEVSKSSLKALGCEIFDQITNNE, from the coding sequence ATGTCTAAAAAAAATCAATCAAAAAGATTAACGAATCAACATAAAGAGTCTCAAGGTGTAGTTAGTATATTTGGAAATGAAGCAAAGTCCCACGATATAGCAGTTAGAGAAATTTCATCCCGTGTAATTAAAAAGCTTGAAAAGGAATTTCCTCAATTATCTTTTAGATACAAAACAAGCATAAGTAAAAAAGAAATAAACGAAGCGTTACAGAAACTTGATTCAGAATTAGGACAAACACTTTTTGTGCCAAATTCAAGTATTAAACCTGATGGTGGAATAATTGAAGTAAAAGACGATAACGGTAATTGGAGGGTGGTGCTTGTAACGGAAGCTAAACATCAAGGGCAAGACATTGAAAATATCCAAAAAGGAAACCGAGTTGGTAAATATAATGATCAAGACTTGATGGCTGCTGGTAACGCAATAGAAAGATCTCATAAAAACATATCAGAAATTGCTAATTTTATGCTATCTGAATCCCATTTTCCCTACATCTTATTTCTGGAAGGGTCAAATTTTCTAACTGAAACTATTTCAATTAAAAGACCTGATGGAGGGGTGGTAACTCTTGATTATAATTCAGGGACGCTAAATAGATTAGATAGATTGACCTCTGCAAATTATGGAATGCCAATTAACACTAATTTGTGTAAAAATAAATTTGTTAAGCATCATGATAAAACAATTATGCTTCAAGCAGCTTCAATTTATACACAAGGAAATGGAGAAAAATGGGATGAACAAAAAATGTTTGATATTATGATTGAAGTGTCTAAGTCCTCTCTTAAGGCATTAGGTTGTGAAATATTTGACCAAATTACCAATAACGAATAA